The following proteins come from a genomic window of Streptomyces sp. Sge12:
- a CDS encoding DUF4142 domain-containing protein, with protein MATRYTIGSGLVISALALTLIALLIPVDSFGSRASAAVTGPAGDDDGGGTVSTAYGPLTAADRDFVRKVRLAGLWELPAGRQAQQRGSRPAIKTAGQHLIDGHTELDRQVIQVGQALGVDLPNQPSAQQQDWLGQMNRARGEEYERLFVQLLRRAHGKVFALLAGIRSQTKNSMVRALATSANATVLDHITVLEDTGLVDFDALSDNVQPTK; from the coding sequence ATGGCGACGAGATACACGATCGGAAGCGGCCTCGTCATCAGCGCCCTTGCCCTCACGCTGATCGCGTTGCTGATACCCGTGGACAGTTTCGGCAGCCGTGCCTCGGCCGCCGTCACGGGTCCGGCGGGCGATGACGACGGCGGTGGCACCGTGAGCACCGCCTACGGCCCGCTGACGGCCGCGGACCGCGACTTCGTCCGCAAGGTCCGGCTCGCGGGACTGTGGGAGCTGCCCGCCGGCCGCCAGGCCCAGCAGCGAGGGTCCCGACCCGCGATCAAGACGGCCGGCCAGCACCTCATCGACGGTCACACCGAACTGGACCGACAGGTCATCCAGGTCGGTCAGGCCCTCGGTGTCGATCTGCCCAACCAGCCGTCCGCGCAACAGCAGGACTGGCTGGGCCAGATGAACCGCGCACGCGGAGAGGAGTACGAACGACTGTTCGTCCAACTGCTGCGCCGAGCTCACGGAAAGGTGTTCGCCCTGCTGGCCGGAATCCGGTCACAGACCAAGAACTCGATGGTCCGGGCCCTCGCCACGTCCGCCAATGCCACGGTTCTGGACCACATCACGGTCCTCGAAGACACCGGACTCGTCGACTTCGACGCGCTTTCCGACAATGTCCAACCGACGAAGTGA
- a CDS encoding DUF1996 domain-containing protein, protein MSKKGHKRPRLSNKVLGVISALVLGGGGVAVVAGNASAGQGGNRAQEMTTTIDCPDVGEKLTAVPDQAKPAVDENLAKLDNQVADAYKRLAAGKAKGDAALLGDLKQQRDKTIKGMTDAMGGAGQAPAELQKLSACTVKQAPAADDAAAAAASKGEQGVAAQAAGQKGGPAKNDFVNITKIRPNVKTPAAGGNASKGSFTSQCGRNENGHFNPDNVIVAPGVSNGAHHMHDYVGNNSTDAFSTNDSLAKSGTTCGNGDQSSYYWPVLRLRDGKVERDAKAPGGGQDGNVGTILQPKQVSITFKGSPAGKVTAMPRFLRIITGDAKAFTNGTANANASWSCTGFENRQLKDKYPVCPKGSDVVRSFTFQSCWDGKNIDSANHRTHVAFPDKNGRCQNGFKAIPQLVMRLTYGVAPGARFAVDSFPEQLHKPVTDHDDFINVMSNGLMNKAVGCINEGRNCR, encoded by the coding sequence ATGAGTAAAAAGGGCCACAAACGCCCACGGCTGTCGAACAAGGTCCTGGGCGTGATATCCGCGCTCGTACTGGGCGGTGGCGGGGTCGCCGTCGTCGCCGGAAACGCGTCCGCCGGCCAAGGGGGCAATCGTGCGCAAGAGATGACCACCACCATCGACTGCCCCGACGTGGGAGAGAAGCTCACCGCGGTCCCCGATCAGGCCAAGCCCGCGGTCGACGAGAACCTCGCCAAGCTGGACAACCAGGTGGCCGACGCCTACAAGAGGCTCGCCGCGGGCAAGGCCAAGGGCGACGCCGCCCTCCTCGGCGATCTGAAACAGCAGCGCGACAAGACGATCAAGGGCATGACCGATGCGATGGGCGGTGCCGGCCAGGCTCCGGCGGAGCTGCAGAAGTTGAGCGCGTGCACGGTCAAACAGGCTCCCGCGGCGGACGACGCCGCTGCCGCGGCCGCGAGCAAGGGCGAGCAGGGCGTCGCCGCCCAGGCCGCCGGGCAGAAGGGCGGTCCGGCCAAGAACGACTTCGTCAACATCACCAAGATCCGGCCGAACGTGAAGACCCCCGCGGCCGGGGGGAACGCCTCGAAGGGATCCTTCACCTCACAGTGCGGCCGCAACGAGAACGGCCACTTCAACCCCGACAACGTCATCGTCGCCCCCGGTGTCTCCAACGGCGCCCACCACATGCACGACTACGTGGGCAACAACTCCACCGACGCCTTCTCCACCAACGACAGCCTCGCCAAGTCCGGCACCACCTGCGGCAACGGCGACCAGTCCAGCTACTACTGGCCCGTGCTGCGGTTGCGCGACGGCAAGGTGGAACGCGACGCCAAGGCTCCCGGCGGCGGCCAGGACGGCAACGTCGGCACCATCCTCCAGCCGAAGCAGGTGTCGATCACCTTCAAGGGCAGCCCCGCCGGCAAGGTCACGGCCATGCCCCGCTTCCTGCGCATCATCACCGGTGACGCCAAGGCCTTCACCAACGGCACGGCCAACGCCAACGCCTCGTGGAGCTGCACCGGATTCGAGAACCGCCAGCTGAAGGACAAGTACCCGGTCTGCCCCAAGGGCAGCGACGTCGTGCGCTCGTTCACCTTCCAGAGCTGCTGGGACGGCAAGAACATCGACAGCGCCAACCACCGGACGCACGTGGCCTTCCCCGACAAGAACGGCCGCTGCCAGAACGGCTTCAAGGCCATTCCGCAGCTGGTGATGCGCCTCACCTACGGGGTGGCGCCGGGTGCCCGCTTCGCCGTCGACAGCTTCCCCGAGCAGTTGCACAAGCCGGTGACCGACCACGACGACTTCATCAACGTGATGTCGAACGGCCTGATGAACAAGGCCGTCGGCTGCATCAACGAAGGACGCAACTGCCGCTGA
- a CDS encoding PucR family transcriptional regulator: MCELLNRIWSRPRGEWTRVLRRELPALAAEIVEELLHGIPEFSALIDDNDAIDDELFRQRVEEALLTVLGYQEQPREQAPDGHDEQAESEDEIENHVKVENKFESKARHGTASGSASGIEPGLAAREECEVTHEGRHEGLREVRADGVREVRPVGLREARLEARHDARHEGRHDGRRDGVRGSEQARQDLFKTLTDDRAASEMSLSELAEAAGWPLPPAVRAIVPATPGETQQLAAVLDHALVGMFAGRPCLLVPSTDPDNRAPLEHLLRGRFAAVGHAVPLRDTASSLRWALRLSALTPARPGVEVRPVFVDDHLSTLLLLQDEPLAHALAARWLRPLADLTPRQSERLEVTLLAWLEGGGAPEAAKALSVHPQTVRYRMRQLEKLFGTGLRDPRTRFELEMALRSRRLMAQVRRQHSRVGRRAARVIQADFTPLVVGRMARVNGL, from the coding sequence ATGTGCGAACTTCTGAACCGCATCTGGTCCCGCCCACGTGGCGAGTGGACGCGCGTCCTGCGCAGGGAACTCCCCGCGCTGGCCGCCGAGATAGTGGAGGAGCTTCTGCATGGAATTCCGGAATTTTCCGCACTTATCGATGACAACGATGCCATTGATGACGAGTTGTTCCGGCAGCGGGTGGAAGAGGCACTCCTCACCGTCCTCGGCTACCAGGAACAACCCCGGGAACAAGCACCGGACGGGCACGATGAACAGGCCGAGAGCGAGGACGAGATCGAGAACCACGTCAAGGTCGAGAACAAGTTCGAGAGCAAGGCTCGGCACGGGACCGCATCCGGGTCCGCATCCGGGATCGAGCCCGGACTCGCGGCCCGGGAGGAGTGCGAGGTCACGCACGAGGGCCGGCACGAGGGCCTCCGCGAGGTCCGCGCCGACGGCGTTCGCGAGGTCCGCCCCGTCGGCCTCCGCGAAGCACGACTCGAAGCCCGGCACGACGCCCGGCACGAGGGCCGCCACGACGGTCGCCGCGATGGCGTCCGTGGGAGCGAGCAGGCACGCCAGGACCTCTTCAAGACCCTCACCGATGACAGGGCCGCGTCCGAGATGTCCCTCAGCGAGCTCGCGGAGGCGGCCGGCTGGCCCCTCCCGCCGGCCGTGCGGGCCATCGTGCCGGCCACGCCCGGCGAGACCCAACAGCTCGCCGCCGTACTGGACCACGCACTGGTCGGCATGTTCGCGGGCCGTCCGTGCCTGCTCGTCCCCAGCACCGACCCGGACAACCGCGCCCCATTGGAACACCTGCTGCGCGGCCGGTTCGCGGCCGTGGGCCACGCCGTGCCGCTCCGCGACACGGCCTCCTCGCTGCGCTGGGCCCTGCGCCTGTCCGCACTGACACCCGCCCGCCCGGGTGTCGAGGTCAGGCCCGTCTTCGTGGACGACCACCTCTCGACCCTCCTGCTTCTCCAGGACGAGCCCCTGGCCCACGCGCTCGCCGCCCGCTGGCTGCGCCCGCTGGCCGACCTCACCCCCCGCCAGAGCGAGCGGCTGGAGGTGACCCTGCTCGCCTGGCTGGAAGGCGGCGGGGCGCCCGAGGCCGCCAAGGCACTGAGTGTGCACCCGCAGACGGTCCGGTACCGGATGCGTCAGCTGGAGAAGCTCTTCGGCACCGGCCTGCGGGACCCCCGTACCCGCTTCGAGCTGGAGATGGCCCTGCGCAGCCGCCGGCTGATGGCCCAGGTGCGCCGTCAGCACTCGCGGGTGGGCCGCAGGGCCGCCCGCGTGATCCAGGCCGACTTCACCCCCCTGGTAGTCGGCCGGATGGCCCGCGTCAACGGTCTGTAG
- a CDS encoding NADH-quinone oxidoreductase subunit NuoF family protein — translation MSGDPRPSLGCVGAPRLLAGLDQAARLDRVAHLTTHGQMPRYRPEELVDLADNIDLRGRGGAGFPFTRKLRAVMRAARAGDGQTAVVVNGSEGEPSCLKDTALLLHAPHLVLDGALLAAAALNSEDVVVGVTRGDVEQSLRQAVAERGPAGRRVQITRLPERFVTGEGTAHVNGLNGGPTLPSGQKVRTSDRGLNGMPTLFSNTETFAQLAVAARLGALDYRTTGLPSEPGTVLLTVAGTTVVETPSGAALSYILELCGTDPGQGVLVGGYHGKWLDPASARAAEISRESLDRLGARLGAGAVLPLPMDTCPAGEVARVTRWMAKESAGQCGPCVRGLPAIADVLDDAIRGGGRPALEMLEIRMKAVLRRGACSHPDGTSAFVASALRTFPDEFRDHALGSGCGRRVLGALPLPEDDESPERLLVDWTLCKGHGLCVDVLPDVVRLDVDGFPAEASMAVPRQLRQKALRAVRRCPALALRIQD, via the coding sequence GTGAGCGGCGACCCGCGCCCCAGCCTCGGCTGCGTGGGCGCCCCCCGGCTGCTGGCCGGACTCGACCAGGCCGCGCGGCTCGACCGCGTGGCCCATTTGACGACACACGGCCAGATGCCCCGCTACCGGCCGGAGGAACTCGTCGACCTCGCCGACAACATCGACCTGCGCGGCCGCGGAGGTGCGGGCTTCCCCTTCACCCGCAAGCTCCGCGCCGTCATGCGCGCGGCACGCGCCGGGGACGGGCAGACCGCAGTCGTCGTCAATGGCAGCGAGGGCGAGCCGAGTTGCCTCAAGGACACCGCACTGCTGCTGCACGCCCCCCATCTGGTGCTCGACGGGGCCCTGCTCGCCGCCGCCGCGCTGAACTCGGAGGACGTCGTGGTGGGCGTCACCCGGGGGGACGTGGAGCAGTCGCTGCGCCAGGCCGTCGCGGAACGCGGCCCGGCAGGGCGCCGGGTCCAGATCACCCGGCTGCCCGAACGCTTCGTCACCGGCGAGGGAACGGCGCACGTGAACGGCCTGAACGGCGGACCGACGCTGCCGTCCGGACAGAAGGTGCGCACCAGTGACCGGGGCCTGAACGGCATGCCCACCCTGTTCTCCAACACCGAGACCTTCGCCCAGCTCGCCGTCGCCGCCCGGCTCGGCGCGCTGGACTACCGGACGACCGGCCTGCCCAGCGAGCCGGGCACCGTCCTGCTGACCGTCGCGGGCACCACGGTCGTCGAGACGCCGAGCGGAGCCGCGCTCTCCTACATCCTGGAGCTGTGCGGCACCGATCCGGGCCAGGGCGTCCTGGTCGGCGGCTATCACGGCAAATGGCTCGATCCGGCGTCCGCACGTGCCGCCGAGATCTCACGCGAGTCCCTCGACAGGCTGGGCGCGCGGCTGGGGGCGGGGGCGGTGCTGCCGCTGCCCATGGACACCTGCCCGGCCGGCGAAGTGGCACGGGTGACCCGCTGGATGGCGAAGGAGTCGGCCGGCCAGTGCGGTCCCTGCGTGCGGGGGCTGCCCGCGATCGCCGACGTACTGGATGACGCCATCCGGGGCGGGGGCAGACCCGCCCTCGAGATGTTGGAGATCCGGATGAAGGCCGTCCTGCGGCGCGGCGCGTGCAGCCACCCCGACGGAACCTCGGCCTTCGTCGCCTCGGCGCTGAGGACCTTCCCGGACGAGTTCAGGGACCACGCGCTCGGCAGCGGCTGCGGCCGACGGGTCCTGGGCGCCCTTCCGCTGCCCGAGGACGACGAGAGCCCGGAACGGCTGCTGGTCGACTGGACCCTGTGCAAGGGCCACGGGCTGTGCGTGGACGTCCTGCCCGATGTGGTCCGGCTCGACGTGGACGGCTTCCCTGCGGAGGCGTCCATGGCCGTACCCCGCCAGCTGCGGCAGAAGGCGCTGCGCGCGGTGCGCCGCTGCCCGGCCCTCGCGCTGCGCATCCAGGACTGA
- a CDS encoding SCO0930 family lipoprotein: MRREIFAVSAVAVLMMTAACGSSDNYGGKAPAVQPVGDSKQAGSADDIYGGGAGGGAVPAGQLGKTGPAGQMKVSEIQGLGAAVTDSEGFTLYRFDKDTPKPPKSNCEGDCAATWPAVAAEGASVSAGIDAALLGSVERSDGTKQLTVAGWPVYRYAKDAKAGDALGEGVGGTWHALGPGGKPAGKGAAAGAEKEKEEKKEEKPAEEAKASGLTAVQNPELGTLVEDAEGKTLYRFDKDSAWPMKIGCVDACTDTWKPAKPVDKANVNGVAPELIGKVKRPDGTEQLTIDCWPVYTFTGDKEPGDTTGHNNKGLWFAITDKGKKAKVVN; encoded by the coding sequence ATGCGTCGCGAGATATTCGCCGTGTCGGCAGTCGCGGTACTGATGATGACGGCCGCATGCGGAAGCTCGGACAATTACGGGGGAAAGGCACCCGCAGTTCAGCCGGTGGGCGACAGCAAACAGGCCGGATCCGCCGACGACATCTACGGAGGCGGCGCCGGAGGCGGCGCGGTACCCGCGGGCCAGCTCGGCAAGACCGGGCCGGCCGGCCAGATGAAGGTGAGCGAGATCCAGGGCCTGGGCGCCGCGGTCACCGACAGCGAGGGCTTCACGCTCTACCGGTTCGACAAGGACACGCCCAAGCCCCCCAAGTCCAACTGCGAGGGCGACTGCGCGGCGACCTGGCCCGCGGTGGCCGCGGAAGGCGCCTCGGTCAGCGCGGGGATCGACGCGGCCCTCCTCGGCTCCGTCGAACGGTCGGACGGTACGAAGCAGCTCACGGTCGCCGGCTGGCCCGTGTACCGCTACGCCAAGGACGCCAAGGCGGGCGACGCGCTCGGCGAGGGCGTCGGCGGCACCTGGCACGCACTGGGTCCCGGCGGCAAGCCCGCGGGCAAGGGCGCGGCCGCCGGTGCCGAGAAGGAGAAGGAGGAGAAGAAGGAGGAGAAGCCCGCGGAGGAGGCGAAGGCCTCCGGACTCACCGCCGTGCAGAACCCGGAGCTCGGCACGCTCGTCGAGGACGCGGAGGGCAAGACCCTCTACCGGTTCGACAAGGACAGCGCGTGGCCGATGAAGATCGGCTGTGTGGACGCCTGCACGGACACCTGGAAGCCCGCCAAGCCCGTCGACAAGGCGAATGTGAACGGAGTCGCTCCCGAATTGATCGGGAAGGTGAAGCGCCCCGACGGCACCGAGCAATTGACCATCGACTGCTGGCCGGTTTACACATTTACCGGCGACAAGGAGCCCGGGGACACCACCGGGCACAACAACAAGGGTCTCTGGTTCGCCATCACCGACAAGGGCAAGAAGGCGAAGGTCGTCAACTAG